GGTACGACGGCCCCGATCCGGGCGGCTACCTGCCGCGCGACGAGATCGTCGACCACCTGGCCGGCTACGCCGCGTCGTTCGCGGCCCCGGTGGCCGAGCGGCACGGCGTCGATCGGCTCGAGCCCGACGAGGCGGGGTTCGTCGCGCGGTCGGCCGCGGGCGACATCCGGGCCCGTCGCGTCGTCGTCTGCACCGGCGCGTACCAGCGGCCGCACCGGCCCGCCTTCATCGAGGATGTCGCGCGCACCGTGCCCGTCGTGATGTCGGCCGACTACCGCTCGCCGTCCGGGCTGCCGAGCGGGGCGGTGCTCATCGTCGGCGGCGGCCAGACCGCATGCCAGCTGGCGGAGGAACTGCACGCCGCCGGACGCGAGGTGACCCTCGCTCCCGGGAGAGCGCCGTCGATGCCGCGCCGCATCGGGGGCCGAGACGGATTCGACTGGCTCGAGGATGCGGGGTTCTTCGAGCAGGTGCTCGCCGACCAGCCGTCGCCGGCGGTGCGACTGGCGGCGAACCCGCTCGCCACCGGTGCAGGGGGAGGCCACGACCTCAGCCTGCGCACGCTCGCGGCCGGCGGTGTGGCGCTCGTCGGTCGCGTGCGGGGCGTCGACGACGGCCGGCTCGTGGTCGCGGACGACCTCGCCGAGACCCTCG
This genomic interval from Agromyces sp. Leaf222 contains the following:
- a CDS encoding NAD(P)/FAD-dependent oxidoreductase, with the protein product MSADVDVLVIGAGQAGLAVSHELSERSVEHVVLEGDRIGSAWAGRWDSFRLVTPNSAIRLPGGRYDGPDPGGYLPRDEIVDHLAGYAASFAAPVAERHGVDRLEPDEAGFVARSAAGDIRARRVVVCTGAYQRPHRPAFIEDVARTVPVVMSADYRSPSGLPSGAVLIVGGGQTACQLAEELHAAGREVTLAPGRAPSMPRRIGGRDGFDWLEDAGFFEQVLADQPSPAVRLAANPLATGAGGGHDLSLRTLAAGGVALVGRVRGVDDGRLVVADDLAETLAAGDAGFRLICELARTAAAARGLPDPHPPEPLDAPIEAADVPSLGDLGAVLVACGFRPAYDWVDVPGAFDDLGFPVQDAGASLAADGLFFVGVPWLRRRKSPLLIGVGEDAAIVAEQLA